The Roseococcus microcysteis genome contains a region encoding:
- a CDS encoding acetate--CoA ligase family protein produces the protein MDFSTLDPMIRPRSIAIIGASDDATRIGGRPIAYMKQRGFQGTIFPVNPKRPSVQDIKAFADVASLPETPDVGLIAVPGEAAIEAIEALGQKGTKAAIVFTAGFAEVDEKGAAAQARMVAAAKRHGIRMLGPNCLGLFNDAIGFYPIFSSSFEQGWPIAGRIGIASQSGAYGTHVYSLARKRGIGTGVVVTTGNEAEVALGDVLGWMAHSPDVDVICAYAEGIRESDKFLAALDLARRNRKPIVMMKVGKSELGGAAAQSHTASIAGDDAVTDAVLSEYGVVRARNTEELLDIAYTATKRIYPVGNTLGVMTVSGGAGVLISDVAESLEFPMPAMPEAAQAKLRGFVPFCAPRNPVDCTAQAFNQIELIGEFTRSMVEEGGYTSCLGFFTQVGGSKTNAPKVRAQMKAVMQDHPDRLWALCIIASDEMVREYEQDGFLIYEDPTRAVAALHAMGRFGEAFARVASAPPAAPSVTLPAKTPTEAEGKRILTEAGIPAVPERACADVDQAIAAARAFGFPVVMKILSPDILHKSEIGGVLLDVNSVDAVREGFSTLLRRAGEKAPTAHIEGVLVAKQIKGATEMALGILRDPVFGPVAMVGLGGIFIEVLKDVAFRRCPFGEAEAEQMIRSLKGFPLLDGARGRPKADVAALAKALANLSAFAAAAGPRLAGVDINPLLVLPEGEGAYAADAVLEITP, from the coding sequence ATGGATTTCTCCACCCTCGATCCGATGATCCGGCCGCGCTCCATCGCCATCATCGGCGCCTCGGATGATGCGACGCGCATCGGCGGCCGGCCCATCGCCTATATGAAGCAGCGCGGCTTCCAGGGGACCATCTTCCCCGTGAACCCGAAGCGCCCCAGCGTGCAGGACATCAAGGCCTTCGCCGATGTGGCGAGCCTGCCCGAGACGCCGGATGTGGGCCTGATCGCCGTGCCCGGCGAGGCCGCCATCGAGGCCATCGAGGCGCTGGGCCAGAAGGGCACCAAGGCCGCCATCGTCTTCACCGCGGGCTTCGCGGAGGTGGATGAAAAGGGCGCGGCCGCCCAGGCGCGCATGGTGGCGGCGGCGAAGCGCCACGGCATCCGCATGCTGGGGCCCAATTGCCTCGGGCTGTTCAACGACGCGATCGGTTTCTACCCGATCTTCTCGTCGAGCTTCGAGCAGGGCTGGCCCATCGCGGGGCGCATCGGCATCGCCTCCCAATCGGGCGCCTATGGCACCCATGTCTATTCGCTGGCGCGCAAGCGCGGCATCGGCACGGGTGTGGTCGTCACCACCGGCAATGAGGCCGAGGTGGCGCTGGGCGATGTGCTGGGCTGGATGGCGCACAGCCCGGACGTGGACGTGATCTGCGCCTATGCCGAGGGCATCCGCGAGAGCGACAAATTCCTGGCGGCGCTGGACCTCGCCCGCCGCAACCGCAAGCCCATCGTGATGATGAAGGTGGGCAAGAGCGAGCTGGGCGGTGCCGCCGCGCAGTCGCACACCGCCTCCATCGCGGGCGATGACGCGGTGACGGATGCGGTGCTGAGCGAATATGGCGTGGTCCGCGCCCGCAACACGGAGGAGCTGCTGGACATCGCCTATACGGCGACGAAGCGCATCTATCCGGTGGGCAACACGCTGGGCGTCATGACCGTCTCCGGCGGCGCGGGCGTGCTGATCTCGGACGTGGCGGAAAGCCTGGAATTTCCCATGCCCGCCATGCCCGAGGCGGCGCAGGCGAAGCTGCGCGGCTTCGTGCCGTTCTGCGCCCCGCGCAACCCGGTGGACTGCACCGCCCAGGCCTTCAACCAGATCGAGCTGATCGGCGAATTCACGCGCTCCATGGTGGAGGAAGGCGGCTACACCTCCTGCCTCGGCTTCTTCACCCAGGTGGGCGGGTCCAAGACCAATGCGCCCAAGGTGCGGGCGCAGATGAAGGCCGTGATGCAGGACCATCCGGACCGGCTCTGGGCGCTGTGCATCATCGCCTCGGACGAGATGGTGCGCGAATACGAACAGGACGGCTTCCTGATCTATGAGGACCCGACGCGGGCCGTCGCCGCGCTGCACGCCATGGGCCGCTTCGGCGAGGCCTTCGCGCGCGTGGCCTCAGCACCCCCCGCCGCGCCTTCCGTGACCCTGCCCGCCAAGACCCCCACCGAGGCGGAGGGCAAGCGCATCCTGACCGAAGCCGGCATCCCCGCCGTGCCGGAGCGCGCCTGCGCCGATGTGGACCAGGCCATCGCCGCCGCCCGCGCATTCGGCTTCCCGGTGGTGATGAAGATCCTCTCGCCCGACATCCTCCACAAGAGCGAGATCGGCGGCGTGCTGCTGGACGTGAACAGCGTGGACGCGGTGCGCGAGGGCTTCTCCACGCTCCTGCGCCGCGCCGGCGAAAAGGCGCCGACGGCGCATATCGAGGGCGTGCTGGTGGCCAAGCAGATCAAGGGTGCCACCGAGATGGCGCTCGGCATCCTGCGCGACCCCGTCTTCGGGCCGGTGGCCATGGTCGGGCTGGGCGGCATCTTCATCGAGGTGCTGAAGGACGTCGCCTTCCGCCGCTGCCCCTTCGGCGAGGCGGAGGCGGAACAGATGATCCGCTCGCTGAAAGGCTTCCCGCTGCTGGACGGCGCGCGCGGGCGGCCCAAGGCGGATGTGGCGGCGCTCGCCAAGGCGCTCGCCAACCTCTCGGCCTTCGCCGCCGCCGCCGGACCGCGCCTGGCCGGCGTGGACATCAACCCGCTGCTGGTGCTGCCCGAGGGTGAAGGCGCCTATGCCGCCGATGCCGTGCTGGAGATCACGCCGTGA
- a CDS encoding DUF2076 domain-containing protein — protein sequence MTDEERRIITDYVLRVAGAQPASPAQAAPGRMPNTGAAAAQPLPPVEPQADALIAELFAKHPEARFRITQTAFVQEHALVAAQNRIKELEWELEKAQREGQAAQNRGFFGFGGQKPVAMPPRPEPQFPPGHNPQALQGRQGPGFLGTAMMTAAGVAGGMVLGNMLMGMMGGGGAQAAGASGGDFAQEAVPASSPWTDPGAAAEQQGWGTPQQDAGGGYDDAGGQDAYGAYDDAGYDDGGGFDDDL from the coding sequence ATGACCGACGAAGAGCGCCGGATCATCACCGACTACGTTCTGCGCGTGGCCGGCGCGCAGCCCGCTTCCCCCGCCCAGGCCGCCCCGGGGCGCATGCCCAACACGGGTGCCGCCGCGGCGCAGCCCCTGCCGCCGGTGGAGCCGCAGGCCGATGCGCTGATCGCGGAGCTCTTCGCCAAGCACCCCGAGGCGCGCTTCCGCATCACCCAGACCGCCTTCGTGCAGGAGCACGCGCTGGTGGCCGCCCAGAACCGCATCAAGGAGCTGGAGTGGGAGCTGGAGAAGGCGCAGCGCGAGGGCCAGGCGGCGCAGAATCGCGGCTTCTTCGGCTTTGGCGGGCAGAAGCCGGTGGCGATGCCGCCGCGGCCGGAGCCGCAATTCCCGCCCGGCCACAACCCCCAGGCCCTGCAGGGCCGCCAGGGCCCGGGCTTCCTCGGCACCGCCATGATGACGGCGGCCGGTGTGGCCGGCGGCATGGTGCTGGGCAACATGCTGATGGGCATGATGGGCGGCGGCGGCGCGCAGGCGGCCGGCGCCTCCGGCGGCGATTTCGCGCAGGAGGCCGTGCCCGCCTCCTCGCCCTGGACCGACCCGGGTGCGGCGGCCGAGCAGCAGGGCTGGGGCACGCCCCAGCAGGATGCCGGCGGCGGCTATGACGATGCGGGCGGGCAGGACGCCTATGGCGCCTATGACGACGCCGGCTACGATGATGGCGGCGGCTTCGACGACGACCTCTGA
- a CDS encoding DUF983 domain-containing protein, whose protein sequence is MTPTPETPAETIHWSPPRAAVPPGYPRPPFATALWRGANNRCPVCGEGKVFAGFLRVAEECGHCHAPLGQLRADDAPPYFTIFIVGHILLPPILFVERHWGWPIWLHMVVWLPLITVFTTLMLRPVKGATVGLMLRLGITGNDQRPPPEAKPRLAEDPRP, encoded by the coding sequence ATGACCCCCACACCCGAGACCCCCGCCGAGACGATCCATTGGTCCCCGCCCCGCGCGGCGGTGCCGCCCGGCTATCCGCGGCCGCCCTTCGCCACCGCGCTGTGGCGAGGTGCGAACAACCGCTGCCCGGTCTGCGGCGAGGGCAAGGTCTTCGCGGGCTTCCTGCGCGTGGCCGAGGAATGCGGGCATTGCCACGCGCCGCTGGGCCAGCTTCGCGCCGATGACGCGCCGCCCTATTTCACCATCTTCATCGTGGGCCACATCCTGCTGCCGCCCATCCTCTTCGTGGAGCGGCATTGGGGCTGGCCCATCTGGCTGCACATGGTGGTCTGGCTGCCGCTGATCACGGTCTTCACCACGCTGATGCTGCGCCCGGTGAAGGGCGCCACGGTGGGGCTGATGCTGCGGTTGGGCATCACGGGCAATGACCAACGCCCGCCGCCCGAGGCCAAGCCCCGCCTGGCCGAAGACCCCAGGCCCTGA
- a CDS encoding M20/M25/M40 family metallo-hydrolase, which translates to MENDLARLAAELVRMDSRSFVSNLAVAERLVAELEGFEVERLDFTDPAGVPKCVIVAHKGGPGGIALSGHMDTVPDTGWTTDPWSGDIRDGVLHGLGSVDMKGPVAACVMAARAAPRATLLLTTDEETTKQGARLIAEQSALARRAELRGIVVAEPTALIPVRGHRAHVLFTATAEGVQKHSSTGQGVNANWALIPFLVEARAMFERLRADETLQDPAYDPPFSDFNLVLDNHGTAVNVTVPRATARIKFRYSARVDPAPVVEAMRRAARAQGITLEEAYEGRPPELPEDHPLIRAAQRATNAAPRTAPYGTDASELQALAPCVVLGPSVMATAHTPHEHVPLDDLNRAVPVLRRLLDA; encoded by the coding sequence ATGGAAAACGACCTCGCGCGGCTGGCCGCCGAACTTGTGCGGATGGACAGCCGCAGCTTCGTGTCCAACCTGGCCGTGGCCGAACGGCTGGTCGCGGAACTGGAGGGGTTCGAGGTGGAGCGCCTCGATTTCACCGACCCGGCCGGCGTGCCGAAATGCGTGATCGTGGCGCACAAGGGGGGCCCGGGCGGCATCGCCCTCTCCGGCCACATGGACACGGTGCCCGATACGGGCTGGACCACCGATCCCTGGTCCGGCGACATCCGTGACGGCGTGCTGCATGGCTTGGGCAGCGTGGACATGAAGGGCCCGGTCGCGGCCTGCGTCATGGCCGCCCGCGCCGCCCCCCGCGCCACCCTGCTGCTGACCACGGATGAGGAAACCACGAAGCAGGGCGCGCGGCTGATCGCCGAGCAATCCGCCCTCGCCCGCCGCGCCGAGCTGCGCGGAATCGTGGTGGCCGAGCCCACCGCGCTGATCCCCGTTCGCGGCCACCGCGCCCATGTGCTCTTCACCGCGACGGCTGAGGGCGTGCAGAAGCATTCCTCCACCGGCCAGGGGGTGAACGCCAATTGGGCGCTGATTCCCTTCCTCGTCGAGGCGCGCGCCATGTTCGAGCGCCTGCGCGCGGACGAAACGCTGCAAGACCCCGCCTATGACCCGCCCTTCAGCGACTTCAACCTGGTGCTGGACAATCACGGCACGGCGGTGAACGTGACGGTGCCGCGCGCCACGGCCCGCATCAAGTTCCGCTATTCCGCGCGCGTGGACCCCGCGCCCGTGGTGGAGGCCATGCGCCGCGCCGCCCGCGCCCAGGGCATCACGCTGGAAGAGGCCTATGAGGGCCGCCCGCCCGAACTGCCCGAGGACCACCCGCTGATCCGCGCGGCCCAGCGCGCCACCAACGCCGCCCCCCGCACCGCGCCCTATGGCACCGATGCCTCGGAGTTGCAGGCGCTTGCGCCCTGCGTGGTGCTGGGGCCCTCGGTGATGGCCACCGCCCACACGCCGCATGAGCATGTGCCGCTGGATGATCTCAACAGGGCGGTGCCGGTGCTGCGCCGCCTGCTCGACGCTTGA
- a CDS encoding CoA-binding protein, translating into MVGMENTRDILLATRRIALVGASDKPHRASHAVMGFLLARGYDVMPVNPALAGREIHGRRVVASLAEAGPLDMVDIFRRSEEAGGVMDEAVALGARTLWLQLGVVDEEAAARARAKGLSVVMDRCPVIEWGAHALPPRVIPV; encoded by the coding sequence ATGGTCGGTATGGAAAACACGCGCGACATCCTGCTGGCCACACGGCGCATCGCCCTGGTCGGCGCTTCCGACAAACCGCACCGCGCCTCACACGCGGTGATGGGTTTCCTGCTGGCCCGCGGCTATGACGTGATGCCCGTCAACCCCGCCCTCGCGGGCCGGGAGATCCATGGCCGGCGCGTGGTGGCGAGCCTGGCCGAGGCCGGTCCCTTGGACATGGTGGACATCTTCCGCCGCAGCGAGGAGGCGGGGGGCGTCATGGACGAGGCCGTGGCGCTGGGCGCCCGCACCCTCTGGCTGCAACTGGGCGTGGTGGACGAGGAAGCCGCCGCCCGCGCCCGCGCCAAGGGGCTTTCCGTGGTGATGGACCGATGCCCCGTGATCGAGTGGGGCGCCCATGCCCTGCCACCCCGTGTGATCCCTGTATGA
- a CDS encoding pyridoxal-phosphate dependent enzyme, with product MTQYLDPRTGTAWPLETPRWCGEGRAPLLLTDLPGIGRDDIATGVRSIWRYAAAFPFLPRAPITLGEGCTPLIEMALPAGTALLKCEWFMPTGSFKDRGASVMLSLLREQGITAVLEDSSGNGGAAVSAYAAAGGMAATIFVPASTSPAKTVQSRAAGASITLVPGTRQDCAEAAEREAERIFYASHNWHPFFLQGTKTLAYELWEDLGFTAPDNVIIPCGAGSNVLGLYIGFSELLRAGQIERLPRLFAAQPAHCGPIARAALGLPAEDAKPTIAEGTAIAQPLRLPECVAALHQSGGGAVLLEEGEIAEASLMLARRGIYVEPTCAQAAAGFARLLASGQVAPGESTVVVLTGTGLKATPRYAEMLGVEI from the coding sequence ATGACCCAGTATCTCGACCCCCGCACCGGCACGGCCTGGCCCCTCGAAACCCCCCGCTGGTGCGGCGAGGGCAGGGCGCCCCTGCTGCTCACCGACCTGCCCGGCATCGGGCGCGACGACATCGCGACCGGCGTGCGCAGCATCTGGCGCTACGCCGCCGCCTTCCCCTTCCTGCCGAGGGCACCCATCACCCTGGGCGAGGGCTGCACGCCGCTGATCGAGATGGCGCTGCCGGCCGGCACGGCGCTGCTGAAATGCGAATGGTTCATGCCGACGGGCAGCTTCAAGGACCGCGGCGCCTCGGTCATGCTCTCGCTCCTGCGCGAACAGGGCATCACCGCCGTGCTGGAGGACAGTTCGGGCAATGGTGGCGCGGCCGTCTCCGCCTATGCGGCCGCGGGCGGCATGGCAGCCACCATCTTCGTGCCCGCCAGCACCTCGCCCGCCAAGACGGTGCAGAGCCGGGCGGCGGGCGCTTCCATCACCCTCGTCCCCGGCACCCGGCAGGATTGCGCGGAGGCGGCCGAGCGCGAGGCGGAGCGCATCTTCTACGCCAGCCACAACTGGCACCCCTTCTTCCTGCAAGGCACCAAGACGCTGGCCTATGAGCTGTGGGAAGACCTGGGCTTCACAGCCCCCGACAACGTGATCATTCCCTGCGGCGCGGGGTCGAACGTGCTGGGGCTCTACATCGGGTTCTCCGAGCTGCTGCGGGCGGGACAGATCGAACGCCTGCCGCGCCTCTTCGCCGCCCAGCCCGCGCATTGCGGGCCCATCGCGCGTGCGGCCCTGGGCCTGCCCGCCGAGGACGCGAAGCCCACCATCGCGGAGGGCACCGCCATCGCCCAGCCGCTGCGCCTGCCCGAATGCGTAGCGGCATTGCACCAGTCGGGCGGCGGTGCGGTGCTGCTGGAGGAGGGCGAGATCGCCGAGGCCTCCTTGATGCTGGCCCGCCGCGGCATCTATGTGGAACCCACCTGCGCGCAGGCCGCCGCGGGGTTCGCGCGGCTGCTGGCGTCAGGCCAGGTCGCGCCGGGCGAAAGCACGGTGGTGGTCCTGACCGGCACGGGGCTGAAGGCCACGCCGCGCTATGCCGAGATGCTGGGGGTCGAGATCTGA
- a CDS encoding ketosteroid isomerase-related protein gives MSGTELLRRYYAAFNAGDWDGMAALLTEDVAHDVNQGGRETGRAAFRAFLDRMAHHYAERVEDLVVMESAEGTRAAAEFTIHGRYLVTDSGLPEARGQSYALPVGAFFEITGGKIARVTNFYNLQEWIAQVS, from the coding sequence ATGAGCGGGACGGAATTGCTGCGGCGCTACTACGCCGCCTTCAACGCGGGCGATTGGGACGGGATGGCCGCGCTGCTGACCGAGGATGTGGCCCATGACGTGAACCAGGGCGGGCGTGAGACCGGCCGCGCCGCCTTCCGCGCCTTTCTGGACCGTATGGCCCACCACTATGCGGAGCGGGTGGAGGATCTGGTCGTGATGGAAAGTGCGGAGGGCACCCGCGCGGCCGCCGAATTCACCATCCATGGCCGCTATCTTGTGACGGATTCTGGCCTGCCGGAGGCGCGGGGGCAGTCCTACGCGCTCCCGGTCGGCGCCTTCTTCGAGATCACGGGCGGGAAGATCGCCCGCGTCACGAATTTCTACAATCTGCAGGAGTGGATCGCGCAGGTCAGCTAG
- a CDS encoding aspartate/glutamate racemase family protein — translation MSERILVINPNTSHACTAGIAEAVSPFNAPGLPRLEVTQLADDEGPPAIVTWRDWFQVAEPLCRTIEREAAAAYIIGCVSDPGLEAARTVTDRPVLGMFRCAVAAALTRAERFGVVGFTWRSEQRQRRALQSMGVEGRMAGWVPLDLPMEVLTDPVAPQARIAEACRRLAGEGAEAIILGCAGMARHVAVAAEASGLPVIEPCQAAAAAAQLAVIGARQPALTA, via the coding sequence ATGAGTGAGCGCATCCTTGTCATCAATCCGAACACTTCGCATGCCTGCACCGCCGGGATTGCGGAAGCCGTCTCTCCCTTCAACGCGCCCGGCCTGCCGCGGTTGGAGGTGACGCAGCTGGCCGATGACGAGGGCCCGCCCGCCATCGTCACCTGGCGGGACTGGTTCCAGGTGGCCGAGCCCCTCTGCCGCACCATCGAGCGCGAGGCGGCCGCCGCCTATATCATCGGCTGTGTCAGCGACCCCGGGCTAGAGGCCGCGCGCACCGTGACCGACAGGCCCGTGCTGGGCATGTTCCGCTGCGCCGTGGCCGCGGCCCTGACGCGGGCCGAGCGCTTCGGGGTGGTGGGCTTCACCTGGCGCTCGGAGCAGCGGCAGCGCCGCGCCCTGCAATCCATGGGGGTGGAAGGGCGCATGGCGGGCTGGGTCCCGCTCGACCTGCCCATGGAGGTGCTGACCGACCCCGTGGCCCCGCAGGCGCGCATCGCCGAGGCCTGCCGGCGACTGGCCGGCGAGGGGGCGGAGGCCATCATCCTGGGCTGCGCCGGCATGGCGCGGCATGTGGCCGTGGCCGCTGAGGCCTCGGGCCTGCCGGTGATCGAACCCTGTCAGGCGGCGGCGGCGGCCGCGCAGCTTGCCGTGATCGGCGCGCGCCAGCCGGCCCTGACGGCATGA
- a CDS encoding VOC family protein — translation MNITYDHIHLRTADHEAAAQWFVDMLGGAITGRITTGKPRVDVKLGGATILITQAEASDLTAPDGLNKGIDHFGFAVKGLDGVVAELKSKGVVFTMEPNEARPGIRICFIKGPENISIELLERS, via the coding sequence ATGAACATCACCTATGACCACATCCACCTCCGCACGGCCGACCATGAGGCCGCCGCGCAATGGTTCGTGGACATGCTGGGCGGCGCCATCACCGGCCGCATCACCACGGGCAAGCCGCGGGTGGATGTGAAGCTTGGCGGCGCCACCATCCTCATCACCCAGGCGGAGGCCAGCGACCTCACGGCGCCCGATGGGCTGAACAAGGGCATCGACCATTTCGGCTTCGCGGTGAAGGGGCTGGATGGCGTGGTGGCGGAGCTGAAGTCGAAGGGCGTGGTCTTCACCATGGAGCCGAACGAGGCCCGCCCCGGCATCCGCATCTGCTTCATCAAGGGGCCGGAGAACATCTCGATCGAGCTGCTGGAGCGGTCCTAA
- a CDS encoding S49 family peptidase, translating to MESLSRPPPVIPLVRLEGMIAARGGVISGMNLAGVAPLLERAFGMKRAPAVFLAINSPGGSPVQSALIANRIRQLAEEKKKPVIAICEDAAASGGYWIACAADEIVADPASILGSIGVVSSGFGFQEAIARLGVERRLRTAGTEKTLNDAFQPQRPEDTARLDALLEELHTEFKDWVRARRGAKLRAPEEELFTGRFWAGRRALALGLCDGLGDALGEARRRYGETARLVPIGPRRRRFPFSLLGGGAALLEGAAQMAEERAAWARLGL from the coding sequence GTGGAATCCCTTTCGCGCCCGCCCCCCGTCATCCCCCTGGTCCGGCTGGAGGGGATGATCGCCGCCCGCGGCGGGGTGATCAGCGGCATGAACCTGGCGGGCGTCGCGCCCCTGCTGGAGCGCGCCTTCGGCATGAAGCGCGCGCCGGCGGTGTTCCTGGCCATCAACTCGCCGGGTGGTTCGCCCGTGCAGTCGGCGCTGATCGCCAACCGCATCCGGCAATTGGCGGAGGAGAAGAAGAAGCCCGTCATCGCCATCTGCGAGGATGCGGCGGCCTCGGGCGGCTACTGGATCGCCTGCGCGGCGGATGAGATCGTGGCGGACCCGGCCTCCATCCTGGGCTCGATCGGTGTGGTGTCCTCGGGTTTCGGCTTCCAGGAGGCCATCGCGCGGCTGGGGGTGGAGCGCCGGCTGCGCACCGCCGGCACCGAGAAGACGCTGAACGACGCCTTCCAGCCCCAGCGCCCGGAGGACACGGCGCGCCTCGACGCACTGCTGGAGGAACTCCACACCGAGTTCAAGGACTGGGTGCGCGCCCGGCGCGGCGCGAAGCTGCGCGCGCCGGAGGAGGAGTTGTTCACCGGCCGTTTCTGGGCCGGGCGGCGGGCGCTGGCGCTGGGGCTCTGCGACGGGCTGGGTGATGCGCTGGGCGAGGCCAGGCGCCGCTATGGCGAGACGGCGCGGCTGGTGCCCATCGGGCCGCGGCGACGGCGCTTTCCCTTTTCGCTGCTGGGGGGCGGCGCCGCGCTGCTGGAGGGGGCGGCGCAGATGGCGGAGGAGCGGGCGGCCTGGGCGCGGCTGGGGCTGTAG
- a CDS encoding MaoC family dehydratase, with translation MINEQHLLNYPIPEIRQTLRWQDVALYNLSVGLGQDPMDKAQLPYTYEPQMTALPSMPVVLGYPGFWLKAPDTGVDWVKVVHGEQSLILHRPVPVSGEIIGRSSVTGIVDRGPGKGALIYSDRVVLDAATGEKIATLESTTFARGDGGFGGKSGPVKPPHPEPAGAPEITCDLATRPEQAAYYRLNGDFNPLHIDPDVATKAGFPRPILHGLCTFGVVCHALLREMCGYDATRFGRMDLRFSSPVYPGETIRTEIWHEEGGAAFRARVVERDIVVVSNGRFRFA, from the coding sequence GTGATCAACGAACAGCATCTGCTGAACTATCCCATCCCGGAAATCCGCCAGACCCTGCGCTGGCAGGATGTGGCGCTGTATAACCTCAGCGTGGGCCTGGGCCAGGACCCGATGGACAAGGCCCAGCTTCCCTACACCTACGAACCGCAAATGACCGCCCTGCCCTCCATGCCCGTCGTGCTGGGCTATCCGGGCTTCTGGCTGAAGGCGCCGGACACGGGGGTGGATTGGGTGAAGGTGGTGCATGGCGAGCAGTCGCTCATCCTGCACCGGCCTGTGCCCGTCTCGGGCGAGATCATCGGGCGGTCCAGCGTCACCGGCATCGTGGACCGCGGCCCCGGCAAGGGGGCGCTGATCTACTCGGACCGCGTGGTGCTGGACGCCGCCACCGGCGAGAAGATCGCCACACTCGAAAGCACCACCTTCGCGCGCGGCGATGGCGGCTTCGGCGGCAAGTCGGGCCCCGTGAAGCCCCCCCACCCCGAGCCCGCAGGCGCGCCCGAGATCACCTGCGACCTCGCCACCCGCCCCGAGCAGGCCGCCTATTACCGCCTGAACGGCGACTTCAACCCGCTGCACATAGACCCCGACGTGGCGACGAAGGCCGGCTTCCCCCGCCCCATCCTGCACGGTCTCTGCACCTTCGGCGTGGTCTGCCACGCGCTGCTGCGCGAGATGTGCGGCTATGACGCCACGCGCTTCGGGCGGATGGATCTGCGCTTCTCCTCGCCCGTCTATCCGGGTGAGACCATCCGCACCGAGATCTGGCACGAGGAAGGGGGTGCGGCCTTCCGCGCCCGCGTCGTCGAGCGCGACATCGTCGTGGTCAGCAATGGCCGTTTCCGCTTCGCCTGA
- a CDS encoding cupin domain-containing protein, translating into MPDGSIKQSGAYWRHHGIRRVLSSERSADTPETQGMGRMAAISGSKTGSTHLWAGTNLIRPGAKTGAHHHGPLESIIYIVRGHALMRWGDRLEFITKAGPGDFFQVPPYVPHQELNASDTEELHCVLVRSGTEEVVVNIELDAVEEPEWV; encoded by the coding sequence ATGCCCGACGGTTCCATCAAGCAGTCCGGCGCCTATTGGCGCCACCACGGCATCCGCCGGGTCCTCTCCAGCGAGCGCAGCGCCGACACGCCCGAGACGCAGGGCATGGGCCGCATGGCCGCCATCAGCGGCAGCAAGACCGGGTCCACGCATCTCTGGGCCGGCACGAACCTGATCCGGCCCGGCGCCAAGACGGGCGCACACCATCACGGGCCGCTGGAGAGCATCATCTACATCGTGCGCGGCCATGCGCTGATGCGCTGGGGCGACCGGCTGGAATTCATCACCAAGGCCGGGCCCGGCGACTTTTTCCAGGTGCCGCCCTATGTGCCCCACCAGGAGCTGAACGCCTCCGACACCGAGGAACTGCACTGCGTCCTGGTCCGCAGCGGCACGGAAGAGGTGGTGGTGAACATCGAGCTGGACGCGGTGGAGGAGCCGGAGTGGGTCTGA
- a CDS encoding LysR family transcriptional regulator, with the protein MRIPDLDLDLLRGFVTVAERGGFTAAGQALGLTQSAISLKVKRLEDLLGGPVFLRGAKRVALTPEGETLLAYARRMLALNEEAVRRFVSPPVEGRLRLGVADHFVPRHLAPALARLSRTWPELRIEVEVGRSHELRARLAREELDLVLGKRRDGETEGRVIFTEAVVWVAAPDFTAPPGRPLPLAMLPQGCMFRDRALTALARAGVASEVVYTSPSLMGVAAAAEAGFAASVMGRTGLPEGLVELDHLPPLGTAEMCLFGDAAGQSPVVEPLLEWLRGV; encoded by the coding sequence ATGCGCATCCCCGACCTCGACCTCGACCTGCTGCGCGGCTTCGTCACCGTGGCGGAGCGCGGCGGCTTCACGGCGGCCGGCCAGGCGCTGGGCCTCACGCAATCGGCCATCAGCCTGAAGGTGAAGCGGCTGGAGGACCTGCTGGGCGGCCCCGTCTTCCTGCGCGGCGCCAAGCGGGTGGCGCTGACGCCCGAGGGCGAGACGCTTCTCGCCTATGCCCGCCGCATGCTGGCCCTGAACGAGGAGGCGGTGCGCCGCTTCGTCAGCCCGCCCGTCGAGGGGAGGCTGCGTCTGGGGGTGGCCGACCATTTCGTGCCGCGCCACCTGGCGCCCGCGCTGGCGCGCCTCTCCCGCACCTGGCCCGAATTGCGGATCGAGGTGGAGGTGGGCCGCAGCCACGAACTCCGCGCGCGCCTGGCGCGGGAGGAGCTGGACCTGGTGCTGGGCAAGCGCCGCGATGGCGAGACGGAAGGCCGCGTCATCTTCACCGAGGCCGTGGTCTGGGTGGCGGCACCCGATTTCACGGCGCCCCCCGGCCGGCCCCTGCCGCTGGCCATGCTGCCCCAGGGCTGCATGTTCCGCGACCGGGCGCTGACGGCGCTGGCGCGGGCGGGCGTGGCGTCGGAGGTGGTCTACACCTCGCCCAGCCTCATGGGCGTCGCGGCGGCGGCCGAGGCGGGCTTCGCCGCCAGCGTCATGGGCCGCACCGGCCTGCCCGAGGGGCTGGTGGAACTGGACCACCTGCCCCCGCTGGGGACCGCCGAGATGTGCCTTTTCGGCGATGCCGCCGGGCAATCGCCGGTGGTGGAGCCGCTGCTGGAGTGGCTCAGAGGGGTTTAG